The following are encoded together in the Populus trichocarpa isolate Nisqually-1 chromosome 5, P.trichocarpa_v4.1, whole genome shotgun sequence genome:
- the LOC7493982 gene encoding uncharacterized protein LOC7493982 — translation MEARFAPSTADRHQSISPSKKMKNPAKKINHTASRSFISRSVENLPPMNHNNYRNNSHGVLFFAPRHDSLYFSYPPPSSQSVLNSHQQNYYHERHAKPLSFPLPISKPHHNSLPSRSWGLSCPPSATRKTNRPRDQSLTPKKSKQPNTKKVEEPKEQSLIIGSTVPLGPDPKDLPKDVSKVLSSSSATVSGNGVINSTVLMEDFEKFSGSAFALSPHPSSLPLPKFSMRPKLSCSAEAAGIDAGATDNLRRLLRLR, via the coding sequence ATGGAGGCCCGTTTTGCACCATCAACAGCAGATCGTCATCAATCAATCTCTCCatccaagaaaatgaaaaacccaGCAAAGAAAATCAACCACACTGCTAGTCGCAGTTTCATTTCAAGATCCGTAGAAAACTTGCCTCCTATGAACCACAATAACTACAGAAACAACAGCCATGGAGTCCTCTTTTTTGCTCCTCGACATGATTCCCTCTACTTCTCCTACCCTCCTCCATCTTCACAGTCCGTTTTAAATTCACACCAGCAAAATTATTACCATGAGAGGCATGCCAAGCcactttcttttcctcttccGATCTCTAAACCCCACCACAACTCTCTTCCTTCTCGAAGCTGGGGCCTCTCTTGCCCACCTTCTGCTACAAGAAAGACTAATAGACCCAGAGACCAATCTCTCACTCCGAAGAAATCCAAACAACCCAACACCAAAAAGGTAGAAGAGCCAAAGGAACAATCTCTGATTATTGGATCTACTGTACCACTAGGACCTGACCCAAAAGATTTGCCAAAAGATGTTTCAAAGGTTTTATCATCGTCATCAGCGACAGTATCAGGTAATGGTGTTATTAATAGTACTGTTTTAATGGAAGATTTTGAGAAGTTTTCAGGTTCGGCGTTTGCACTATCTCCACatccaagcagcttacctttgCCCAAGTTTTCCATGAGACCAAAGCTTAGTTGTTCTGCTGAAGCTGCCGGGATTGATGCTGGAGCTACAGATAATCTCCGGCGACTTTTACGTCTCCGGTGA
- the LOC7485604 gene encoding rac-like GTP-binding protein ARAC1 — protein sequence MSASRFIKCVTVGDGAVGKTCMLISYTSNTFPTDYVPTVFDNFSANVVVDGNTVNLGLWDTAGQEDYNRLRPLSYRGADVFILAFSLISKASYENVAKKWIPELRHYAPGVPIILVGTKLDLREDKQFFVDHPGAVPITTAQGEELKKLIGAPFYIECSSKTQQNVKGVFDAAIKVVLQPPKQKKKKKKGQKACSIL from the exons ATGAGCGCGTCCAGGTTCATTAAGTGCGTGACTGTTGGCGACGGCGCCGTTGGCAAAACATGTATGCTTATTTCCTACACCAGCAATACTTTCCCTACG GACTATGTACCAACTGTTTTTGACAACTTCAGTGCGAATGTGGTTGTGGATGGAAACACTGTCAACTTAGGATTATGGGATACAGCTG GTCAAGAGGATTACAATAGATTAAGACCTTTGAGTTATCGTGGGGCAGACGTCTTTATTCTTGCATTCTCTTTAATCAGCAAGGCCAGCTATGAAAACGTTGCCAAAAAG TGGATTCCAGAACTGAGGCATTATGCTCCCGGGGTTCCAATTATTCTCGTTGGAACAAAACTTG ATCTTCGAGAAGACAAGCAGTTCTTTGTTGACCATCCTGGTGCAGTGCCAATTACTACTGCTCAG GGGGAGGAACTGAAAAAACTTATTGGAGCTCCTTTCTACATTGAATGTAGTTCGAAAACACAGCAG AATGTGAAGGGGGTTTTTGATGCGGCCATAAAGGTGGTGCTGCAGCCTCcaaagcaaaagaagaagaagaaaaaggggcAAAAGGCTTGCTCCATATTGTAA